Below is a genomic region from Timaviella obliquedivisa GSE-PSE-MK23-08B.
AGCCAATTCTGTTGTGCTACGAGCGATCGGGTTCATTCTGCCATCGGCGGATCGTTGCCGATTGGCTTGGTGCAGCAATGAATGTAGAGATTCCTGAGTTTGAAAAGCCGTCTTCAATCAAACAGATCTCGTTATTTTAAGGGGGGCAGCGAACCTCCGCCCCACACTCCCCATCCTCAAATACTCCCACCCGCACCGATCGCCCCGGATAGCGATCGGTGATTTGTTTGAGCAGGTTTTCTGCCATGTGTTCACAACTTAATCCGCCCATTTCTCCCCCAGGAAAGTTGGTGCGGCAGAAATCTAAGAAATCATGGAACTCTACTTCTCTGCAAGAATGATGCAGCTCTAGCTTCACCTCGACGTGAAAGAGATGGCGATGGCGTTGGGCAAGGTAGGCGCGATCGCCCGTTGCATCCTGCCAATGATGGAAGCCAGGGACTTGAAAGCGGATAATAGCTGAAGATTGAGTTTTCATAATTTAGGGAGAAAAATTGTAAGTGGAACTCCAAAACATTTTGAATGAGCGGTTTAAGACTTATCAGGATGCGATCACCAAGCATGGTCAAGAGTGCTTACTGATTCATGAATTGCCAAAAGAACCCGTAGGTTCTGTCAATCCCGTTAGTCATTTTTCAACGACTAGACTGCAATTAATCCCCTCCCTAGATGGATGGCAATATGTGGTGAGCCAGTAGGGCGATCGCCCCTAGTTGGCAACACGTCTGAACAGCCAATGCAGTCCTATTTGGAGAAGATGTTGTCTCATTTGGAGAAGAGGGCGTGCTCTTCGAGATACCCGCAAGGGGTCGCGCTATTTTTGTCAGGCTTTTGTCGGGTACAGCTCGCAGCCCAACGCTTTAAGTGACTGAATATGATGCCGCCAGTTCAGCATATTCATCCGGCTTTCATAGGCTGCCAACTGTACCGCCTTATCTGCACCAACTGCCGACTCATGATCACTGCCTAATTCATATCGAAAGTCCAGTGGATAGGGCGAGAACGTTTTGCCATCACACCGGGCTTTGTGGCTATCTGCCCAACGAATACCCACCAGCCAACTCGACGAGTCACCAGAGTTAATAGGCATGGCGTTTAGCCACTCATTCGGCGTTAAGCCCAGCAAATGAATCCACAGATGCGGATATTTGCGATGTCGTTCCCAAGCTGTGGCTACCAGTTGCTTGCGAGTTGCTCGGTCAGCCTGTACAACGTTGCCGAAGCAGATGCGATCGTAGCGCTCGGCAAGGTAATCAAAATAGTCCCACCCATCGTTAAACGGGTGATAAACAGGAATCGGTCGCAGCCCCATTCCTTCCAGCTTCGCGCGGGTTTTAATTTTGTTCTCCCGTCCGCCCTGGTCTAGTTCAATGAAGCCCCAGCACTTATCGCCTAACCGTCGATAAATGGCGATGTACTGTTCTAATAGTTCATCAAATCCGTCGATTTCATTTGGTGGCAATGCCAGCGCTTGATCCATGTTGCAGCCGTGAGCCTTGGCGTGTTGCTGGGTCAAGTGGAAGATGCCGGAGTCGATGAAAACCTTTTTGCCCCGATCGCACCATTGTTCAATCAAATCGACGGCACCCGCATTTTGCAATTCATTCACCGCAATCAGCAGATGATCATAGAGCGGTTCAGCTAGTGCCAGCCGCCCTGTTCCTGATGCCAGGAAGTAAACATTTTCTTCAGATGGGTCAAAGGTGCCACCGCCTGTTTTAAGCACGTTGGACACTGCCCACCCCCTTGACGTTCTCGTATTGGTCAAGGATGTGCCCAGCAATGTATTCGTCAGGCTGCACCATGACCAGCGATCGCTCTTCTGCCTTGAGAGTCAGTGGGACAAATGGACCGGGATAGGGTGCGAAAATCGCATCTTCTTTCAAATAGCCAGTCCACTTCTGCCAATCAGTCATGACATCAGCCACAACCATAATGTGCCGACCCAGGTTCCAGACATCGCCCTTATTAACCTCGTGGCGAGGGTTGGCGATCGTGATTTCTGTCAGTGCCAGCAAGGAGCCGTCTGATTTCTGCCCTGATTCCTGATGGTCGGGATCTGCTGATTCATCATCTTCAGGTGATCCTGAGTTTTGAGAGGTGTGATTGCCCCCTGCTGGTGACATGGGCGTGCCATTCTCGCCAAATATTTGTTTATCCTGAAAGTTCAGAACTCCCAAGTTGAAAATGCTGTCACATTCCTCAAGAGAAAACCCAGTCAAATCTAAGTCAAAATCAAGCTCCTGTAGAGCTTCTAGTTCCACTTTGAGCGATTCGTAATTCCAATCTGAAATGCCCACCTTATTATCGGCAATGCGGCAGGCTTTCTTCTGTGCCGGGGTCAGGTCATCCCGAATGATCACCGGAACTTCTAGTAAATCCAGCTTGCGGGATGCCAGGTGGCGACCGTGCCCTTTGAGGATTACGCCGTCCTCATCCACAACGATCGGCACATCGAAACCATATTCGATGATTGACCCCGCGATCGCGTCAATCTGGCTCGGTGGATGGAGTTTGTTATTCAGAGGATAGGGCGTAATCTTAT
It encodes:
- a CDS encoding ParB/Srx family N-terminal domain-containing protein is translated as MAKQFSPEIIWVPIDKITPYPLNNKLHPPSQIDAIAGSIIEYGFDVPIVVDEDGVILKGHGRHLASRKLDLLEVPVIIRDDLTPAQKKACRIADNKVGISDWNYESLKVELEALQELDFDLDLTGFSLEECDSIFNLGVLNFQDKQIFGENGTPMSPAGGNHTSQNSGSPEDDESADPDHQESGQKSDGSLLALTEITIANPRHEVNKGDVWNLGRHIMVVADVMTDWQKWTGYLKEDAIFAPYPGPFVPLTLKAEERSLVMVQPDEYIAGHILDQYENVKGVGSVQRA